In Candidatus Acidulodesulfobacterium acidiphilum, the following are encoded in one genomic region:
- a CDS encoding deoxyribonuclease IV has translation MHMVLGAHVSVAGGLKNACISAENTGSTAIQIFTKSQLRWQAKELNVNEIKDFKECAAAQKLIVLSHLSYLVNLGSSDEDITKKSLNAFICEINRCSMLGIKYLIFHPGSNKNLTEEETINKIAENLNIILSKTKDFKNVILVIETTAGQGNQIGYKPEHIAEIIKLSNNSERLGVCIDTCHIFAAGYDIRTSDAYDNFMKYFDKIIGFNKLYAFHLNDSLKPLGSKIDRHAPIGKGYIGLEAFRFILNDKRLENIPLIIETPGGDKEHKADLDTLKNLIG, from the coding sequence ATGCATATGGTTTTAGGCGCTCACGTTTCAGTTGCCGGAGGACTTAAAAATGCCTGTATTTCCGCAGAAAATACCGGTTCGACGGCTATACAGATATTTACCAAGAGCCAATTAAGATGGCAGGCTAAAGAATTGAATGTCAATGAAATTAAAGATTTTAAAGAATGCGCAGCCGCTCAAAAATTAATAGTTTTGTCGCACCTTTCATATCTGGTAAATCTTGGAAGTTCTGACGAAGATATAACGAAAAAGTCGTTGAACGCCTTTATCTGCGAAATTAATAGATGCAGTATGCTCGGCATTAAATATTTAATATTCCATCCCGGATCTAATAAAAATTTAACGGAAGAAGAAACTATTAATAAAATTGCCGAAAATTTGAATATAATTTTAAGTAAAACTAAGGATTTTAAAAACGTAATTTTAGTAATAGAAACTACTGCCGGACAGGGAAACCAGATAGGTTACAAACCGGAACATATTGCCGAAATTATTAAACTGTCCAATAATTCTGAAAGACTCGGCGTTTGTATAGATACTTGCCATATTTTTGCCGCCGGATACGACATAAGAACGTCCGACGCTTACGATAATTTTATGAAATACTTTGATAAGATAATAGGATTTAATAAATTATACGCCTTTCACCTGAACGATTCCCTCAAACCTTTAGGATCAAAAATCGACCGTCACGCTCCTATAGGAAAAGGCTATATAGGACTTGAAGCATTCAGATTTATTTTAAACGATAAAAGGCTTGAAAACATTCCGCTCATAATAGAAACCCCGGGCGGCGACAAAGAACATAAGGCGGATTTGGATACTTTAAAAAATCTTATCGGTTAA
- a CDS encoding ADP-glyceromanno-heptose 6-epimerase produces MIVVTGGAGFIGSNIIEELNKRGESNILVVDNLTNGKKMYNLHDLDILDYMDREDFIERIKSNYDFGKITAIFHEGACSSTTEWDGKFIMRNNFEYSKELLKWCQENEAQYIYASSASVYGLGKKGFTEKRECELPINMYAYSKFQFDQFVRSVIKSAKYQIAGFRYFNVYGPRESHKGTMSSVAYHFNNQIIATGKAKLFEGTDGYGNGEQRRDFVYVEDCAKINLWFMDNPSKSGIFNIGTGNARSFNDVANAVIKYHGKGSLEYVKFPEHLKGAYQSFTEADIAALRNIGYKENFTPVEEGVKKYLGWLNR; encoded by the coding sequence ATGATAGTAGTTACCGGCGGTGCGGGATTTATAGGATCTAACATTATAGAGGAACTCAATAAAAGAGGCGAGTCCAATATATTGGTCGTAGATAATTTAACTAACGGAAAAAAAATGTATAATCTTCACGATCTTGATATTTTAGACTATATGGACAGGGAAGATTTTATTGAACGAATCAAATCAAATTACGATTTTGGAAAGATAACGGCAATTTTTCATGAAGGCGCTTGTTCTTCGACTACCGAATGGGACGGGAAATTTATAATGAGGAATAATTTCGAGTATTCCAAAGAGCTTTTAAAATGGTGTCAGGAAAATGAAGCCCAATATATTTATGCCTCTTCGGCTTCGGTTTATGGACTCGGCAAAAAAGGGTTTACGGAAAAAAGAGAATGCGAGCTTCCGATAAATATGTATGCTTATTCAAAGTTTCAGTTCGACCAGTTCGTCAGGAGCGTAATTAAAAGTGCGAAGTATCAAATAGCTGGGTTTAGATATTTTAACGTTTACGGTCCGCGGGAATCTCATAAAGGCACTATGTCGAGCGTCGCATATCATTTTAACAACCAGATAATTGCAACGGGAAAAGCAAAGCTTTTTGAGGGGACAGACGGTTACGGCAACGGAGAGCAGAGACGCGATTTTGTTTACGTCGAAGACTGCGCAAAGATTAACTTATGGTTTATGGACAATCCTTCAAAATCCGGAATATTTAACATAGGTACGGGTAATGCGAGGTCGTTTAACGATGTTGCAAACGCCGTAATAAAATATCACGGGAAAGGCTCTCTGGAATACGTTAAGTTTCCGGAGCACCTTAAAGGCGCCTATCAAAGCTTTACCGAAGCGGATATAGCGGCATTAAGAAACATCGGATATAAAGAAAACTTTACGCCGGTCGAAGAAGGGGTAAAAAAATATTTAGGCTGGCTTAACCGATAA
- a CDS encoding DUF134 domain-containing protein codes for MRPYKCRRIEKEPEIKFFKPNGIPAKFLEKVVLTVDEFEAVRLADLNGLYQEEAAEKMSISRQTFGNIIASARRKIADCLVNAKALKIEGGEIEMKRNFFCSNCNGTWNEPFGTGRPEKCPKCGDKNFRRVNDRNEKCGHGRKGRRCANGN; via the coding sequence ATGAGACCTTATAAGTGCCGAAGAATTGAGAAAGAGCCGGAAATAAAATTTTTTAAACCGAACGGAATTCCGGCAAAATTTTTGGAGAAAGTAGTTTTGACGGTCGATGAATTCGAAGCGGTAAGGCTAGCTGATTTAAACGGCCTGTATCAGGAAGAAGCGGCGGAGAAGATGAGCATATCAAGACAGACGTTCGGAAATATTATAGCTTCCGCTCGCCGAAAAATAGCGGATTGCTTAGTTAATGCTAAAGCTCTTAAAATAGAAGGAGGTGAGATAGAAATGAAACGAAACTTTTTTTGTTCAAACTGCAACGGTACTTGGAATGAGCCGTTTGGAACCGGCAGGCCTGAAAAGTGTCCGAAATGCGGAGATAAAAACTTTCGCAGGGTTAACGATAGAAACGAAAAATGCGGACATGGAAGAAAGGGACGCCGTTGCGCAAACGGAAATTAA
- a CDS encoding alcohol dehydrogenase, producing MKSMMLTKISDLKINKTPLIAAESEIPKINKNEVLVKINACAVCHTELDEIEGRIQPINLPVIPGHQIVGRVIETGSEVNKLRIGDRVGIGWINSACGKCEYCKSGFENLCVNFVATGKDVNGGYAEYTKINENYAAIIPESFTDEEVAPLLCAGAVGYRALKLSGIKNGMNLGFLGFGASNHLVLKIAKAIFPDSKFFVFARSGNERKLALRLGSYWSGDIKDIPPEKLHAVIDTTPVWMSVIEIMKNIKPGGRLVINNIRKEDSDKDYILNIDYARDLWMEKEIKSVANVAFADIKEVLEIAARFNIKPEFQIYDLKEANTALYEVKNKKIEGAKVLKVS from the coding sequence ATGAAATCGATGATGTTAACTAAAATATCGGATTTAAAAATAAATAAAACGCCTCTAATTGCAGCGGAATCCGAAATTCCTAAAATTAATAAAAATGAAGTTTTAGTTAAGATTAATGCCTGCGCGGTCTGCCATACCGAATTAGACGAAATAGAAGGAAGAATACAACCTATTAATCTTCCTGTTATTCCCGGACATCAGATAGTCGGCAGAGTAATTGAGACCGGCAGCGAAGTAAATAAACTTAGGATAGGAGACAGGGTTGGGATAGGCTGGATTAATTCTGCTTGCGGAAAATGCGAATATTGTAAAAGCGGGTTTGAAAACTTATGCGTCAATTTTGTCGCTACAGGTAAAGACGTGAACGGCGGTTATGCGGAATATACTAAGATAAACGAGAACTATGCCGCAATTATACCGGAAAGTTTTACGGATGAAGAGGTTGCTCCGCTTTTATGCGCAGGCGCCGTAGGGTATAGGGCTTTAAAACTTTCGGGAATTAAAAACGGAATGAATTTAGGTTTTCTCGGATTCGGAGCTTCCAATCATTTAGTCCTTAAGATAGCCAAAGCCATTTTTCCGGATTCTAAATTTTTTGTTTTTGCAAGATCCGGAAACGAAAGAAAACTTGCCTTACGGTTAGGCTCATACTGGAGCGGAGATATTAAAGATATTCCGCCGGAAAAATTACATGCGGTTATAGATACCACTCCGGTCTGGATGTCGGTAATAGAAATTATGAAAAATATAAAACCAGGCGGTCGACTTGTTATAAATAATATAAGAAAAGAAGATTCAGACAAAGATTATATATTAAATATCGATTATGCGCGTGATTTATGGATGGAAAAGGAAATAAAATCGGTTGCCAACGTTGCGTTTGCAGATATTAAAGAAGTCTTGGAAATTGCCGCAAGGTTTAATATAAAACCTGAATTTCAAATTTATGATTTAAAAGAAGCAAATACCGCTTTATACGAAGTCAAAAATAAAAAAATTGAAGGCGCTAAAGTTTTAAAAGTTTCATAA
- a CDS encoding alpha/beta hydrolase: MAAAKRPSIIYAVVSRGGRPDLAMESLPEVKAPTLLIVGGNDFEIIELNRTAYKNIPAKKKLEIIPGATHLFEEPGALEEVARLSAEWFLKYL, from the coding sequence ATCGCAGCTGCAAAAAGACCAAGCATTATTTATGCCGTCGTTTCAAGGGGCGGCCGTCCAGACCTTGCCATGGAGAGTTTACCTGAGGTTAAGGCGCCGACGCTGTTAATAGTCGGAGGGAACGACTTTGAGATTATCGAATTAAATAGAACCGCTTATAAAAATATTCCGGCAAAAAAGAAACTTGAAATTATACCGGGAGCTACTCATCTTTTTGAAGAACCGGGGGCGCTGGAAGAAGTTGCCCGCCTTAGCGCAGAATGGTTCTTAAAATACTTATAA
- a CDS encoding aminodeoxychorismate synthase component I translates to MILDSNFIEKMNYYGINGIKFLFIVDFEMKFPVIMELAETKDHDIKYSIDGADNYTGYADNIFDKNEFRIKKNPVPFEIYKKAFNNVIKHEKAGNSYLVNLTFKSPVKINLGLQEIFHKSRSKYKLYFKNAFQEFVLFSPETFINISGGKIFTYPIKGTIDAGIPNAKEILVNDKKERAEHLTVVDLLRNDLNIVCKDVKVNRFCFIETVKTNFGELLQMTSEIEGKIKPELNRRFGDILCGMLPAGSICGAPKRKTLEIIKETEPEERGYYTGVFGIYDGETFKSSVMIRFIEKTAGEYFYRSGGGITVYSDIKKEYDEIIKKIYIPIY, encoded by the coding sequence ATGATTTTAGATTCTAATTTCATAGAAAAAATGAATTATTATGGGATAAACGGAATCAAGTTTCTTTTTATCGTAGATTTTGAGATGAAGTTTCCCGTTATTATGGAATTAGCGGAGACGAAAGACCACGATATAAAATATTCTATAGACGGCGCAGACAATTATACGGGATATGCAGATAATATATTTGATAAAAATGAATTCAGAATTAAAAAAAATCCGGTCCCGTTCGAAATTTATAAAAAAGCTTTCAATAATGTTATTAAACATGAGAAGGCCGGCAATTCGTATCTCGTAAATTTAACCTTTAAAAGCCCAGTAAAGATTAATCTTGGTTTGCAGGAAATATTTCATAAGAGCAGGTCTAAATATAAGCTGTATTTTAAGAATGCGTTTCAAGAATTTGTTTTATTTTCCCCCGAAACTTTTATCAACATATCCGGCGGAAAGATTTTTACTTATCCTATTAAAGGAACGATAGACGCCGGTATTCCTAACGCAAAAGAAATTCTTGTAAACGATAAAAAGGAAAGGGCAGAACATTTAACGGTCGTTGACCTTTTAAGAAACGATTTGAATATCGTATGCAAAGACGTAAAAGTCAACAGGTTTTGTTTTATAGAAACGGTTAAAACAAATTTTGGAGAATTATTGCAGATGACCTCCGAGATTGAAGGCAAAATTAAACCTGAATTAAATAGGCGGTTCGGGGACATTCTTTGCGGCATGCTTCCTGCAGGTTCCATTTGCGGGGCGCCTAAAAGAAAAACTTTGGAAATTATAAAGGAAACCGAACCGGAAGAAAGGGGCTACTATACAGGAGTATTCGGCATATACGACGGGGAAACCTTTAAAAGTTCTGTTATGATAAGATTTATAGAAAAAACGGCGGGAGAATATTTTTACAGAAGCGGCGGCGGCATTACGGTTTACAGCGATATTAAAAAAGAATATGACGAAATTATTAAAAAAATTTATATTCCTATATATTAA
- a CDS encoding YjbQ family protein gives MYNFSVKTAKRSELIDITQTVENFIVKYGKDDGLCLVYSPHTTTAVIINEAYDPDVAFDINRFLDNLAPKNNNYRHAEGNSDAHIKAAIIGNSRILPYSGNKLNLGRWEGIFLCEFDGPIQRNINIILI, from the coding sequence ATATATAATTTCTCGGTAAAAACCGCCAAAAGAAGCGAATTAATAGACATTACGCAAACCGTTGAAAATTTTATAGTCAAATACGGCAAAGATGACGGACTTTGTTTGGTTTATTCGCCTCACACTACAACCGCAGTTATTATCAATGAAGCATATGACCCAGACGTCGCTTTCGATATAAATCGTTTTTTAGATAATTTGGCGCCTAAAAACAATAATTACCGTCACGCCGAAGGAAATTCCGACGCCCATATAAAAGCGGCGATAATAGGCAATTCAAGGATATTGCCTTATTCCGGCAATAAGCTGAATCTCGGAAGATGGGAAGGAATTTTTCTTTGCGAATTTGACGGACCAATACAGAGAAATATTAACATAATTTTAATTTAA
- a CDS encoding DUF86 domain-containing protein: MIDKVLIEKKLRKIKEFLNEIKSVEINSLNEFKNNVMVKRFIERNIELCIEQMIDVCKHIVAGLDLKEPGTYGECFEIISAKGIISENSYKIYESMAKFRNLIIHSYDDIDDSIVYGIFKNHLSDFTNFINEIRKYLKISSSN; the protein is encoded by the coding sequence ATGATAGATAAAGTTTTGATAGAAAAGAAATTAAGAAAAATAAAAGAATTTTTGAATGAAATTAAATCCGTTGAGATTAATTCGCTGAACGAATTCAAAAATAACGTTATGGTAAAAAGATTTATCGAAAGAAATATAGAACTATGTATTGAACAAATGATCGACGTTTGTAAACATATAGTTGCAGGATTAGACCTCAAAGAGCCTGGGACTTATGGAGAATGTTTTGAAATCATTTCCGCTAAAGGAATAATATCGGAAAATAGTTATAAAATTTATGAATCTATGGCTAAATTTAGAAATTTAATTATACATTCATATGACGATATAGACGATTCTATTGTTTACGGTATTTTTAAAAATCATTTGTCAGATTTTACTAATTTTATAAATGAAATAAGAAAATATTTAAAGATTTCAAGCAGTAATTAA
- a CDS encoding nucleotidyltransferase domain-containing protein, giving the protein MVETTEAYINSISRLRNLLDNDGNVLLAFIFGSLAANRQRNDSDIDIAIFYKNPPSGFEILYEIDKLSKSAGTDIHLVILNNASPLLKHQVMKNKINLIVKDEILFRKFRENIMSQYEEYKYISGLGKYE; this is encoded by the coding sequence ATGGTTGAAACAACTGAAGCGTATATTAATAGCATATCGCGATTAAGAAATTTATTGGATAATGACGGCAATGTATTGCTTGCTTTTATATTTGGCTCTTTAGCGGCAAACAGACAAAGAAACGATAGCGATATTGATATTGCAATTTTTTACAAAAATCCTCCTTCAGGATTCGAAATTCTGTACGAAATCGATAAACTATCCAAATCTGCCGGAACAGACATACATTTAGTTATTCTTAACAACGCTTCTCCTCTTTTAAAACATCAAGTTATGAAAAATAAGATAAATCTTATCGTAAAAGACGAAATACTTTTTCGAAAATTCAGGGAAAACATAATGTCGCAATACGAGGAATATAAGTATATTTCGGGACTCGGAAAATATGAATAA
- a CDS encoding PAS domain S-box protein: protein MKTYATKDYSAFDKLLCPILAINANFNVIFLNKTAEEVYKTDNNCINKFEENSKTAGSLSCKCYKISHGYDIPCYELKSEEIRCPIKELKENKDINVSNVIHNHKGYLYKVEAFRDDSDSQLFFESHTNITEFISEIDIVKKAKEKAESSEKRIETFFENIPVPTFIIDIESGVIVNANKKAVEFYGYSKEEFKNMTVRDINPFISDNDLKNYRKQALKEGLNHNFFKHRLKNGDIKDVESFFATVNYNGKTYILRIVVDITEKKILEDKLKESEETFRIISENIPIGIDIHKEKFIYANPALLNMLGCTQEELKGKFSWEFFSSEYYKELQESIEKGLSDIGHKYSRTDKIIKKSGEELWIYLFAVSVRYKGEIVRVASWTDITEQVNLRKSLEQERNIFKVLIENINSGIALYDKDKLLYVNSALLDLLGLTKEELIAGSPFDIFRIDETQLYSSSISLFNMHHTDEFSSHFIYKYDKAGNIRYIDLFRTKVTYNGGDAGLAIFTDVTDQLLREQNMLIEKDKYKELSEIDSLTGIYNRRSMDLKLTELLNLAKRYERPFSIIMFDIDRFKNINDSCGHDTDDTILKDLAKLVKKELRNTDFFARYGGEEFMVLAPETPIETALELAERLRLKVQNHDFKIGERVTISLGVASLIFSDNEADLLKRVDLGLYKAKNAGRNLVGVV, encoded by the coding sequence ATGAAAACATATGCGACGAAAGATTATTCGGCTTTTGACAAACTTCTGTGCCCTATACTGGCAATTAACGCAAATTTTAACGTAATATTTTTAAATAAAACCGCCGAAGAAGTTTATAAAACCGATAATAACTGCATTAATAAATTTGAAGAAAATTCAAAAACTGCAGGTAGTTTATCCTGTAAATGCTATAAAATATCCCACGGTTACGATATACCCTGCTACGAGCTGAAGTCGGAGGAGATAAGATGTCCTATAAAAGAACTTAAAGAAAATAAAGATATAAACGTTTCCAACGTAATTCATAATCATAAGGGATATCTATATAAAGTAGAAGCTTTCAGGGACGATTCCGACAGCCAATTGTTTTTTGAATCTCACACTAATATAACAGAATTTATATCCGAAATAGACATCGTTAAAAAAGCAAAAGAAAAGGCAGAATCGTCTGAAAAAAGAATCGAAACTTTTTTTGAAAACATTCCGGTTCCTACTTTTATCATAGATATCGAATCCGGCGTTATAGTTAATGCAAACAAAAAAGCCGTAGAATTTTACGGTTATTCAAAAGAAGAATTTAAAAATATGACGGTGCGGGATATTAACCCGTTCATATCCGATAATGATTTAAAAAATTATAGGAAGCAGGCTTTAAAAGAAGGTTTGAATCATAATTTTTTTAAACACAGGCTTAAAAACGGAGATATAAAAGATGTAGAATCTTTTTTTGCGACTGTTAATTATAACGGCAAAACTTATATTTTAAGGATAGTTGTAGATATAACCGAAAAGAAAATTCTCGAAGACAAACTTAAAGAATCTGAAGAGACGTTTAGGATTATTTCCGAAAATATTCCGATAGGAATAGATATACACAAAGAAAAATTTATTTACGCAAACCCGGCTCTCCTGAATATGCTCGGTTGCACTCAAGAAGAACTAAAAGGTAAATTCTCTTGGGAATTTTTTTCGTCTGAATACTATAAAGAGCTGCAAGAATCTATCGAAAAAGGGTTAAGCGATATCGGCCATAAATATTCACGAACTGATAAAATAATAAAAAAATCAGGAGAAGAGTTATGGATTTATCTTTTTGCGGTTTCGGTCAGATATAAAGGAGAAATAGTAAGAGTAGCAAGCTGGACGGATATTACCGAACAGGTTAATTTAAGAAAATCTTTAGAACAGGAAAGAAATATTTTTAAAGTTTTAATTGAAAATATTAATTCGGGAATAGCTTTATACGATAAAGATAAATTATTATACGTAAATTCGGCTCTGCTTGATTTATTAGGTTTGACCAAAGAAGAACTTATTGCCGGCAGTCCATTCGATATATTTAGGATAGACGAAACTCAGCTTTATTCTTCAAGTATTTCTCTATTTAATATGCATCACACCGATGAATTTTCTTCCCATTTTATTTATAAATACGATAAAGCCGGAAACATACGTTATATAGACTTATTCAGAACGAAGGTAACTTACAACGGAGGAGATGCTGGTCTTGCAATTTTTACGGACGTTACCGATCAGTTATTGAGAGAGCAGAATATGCTTATCGAGAAAGACAAATACAAAGAACTTTCCGAAATTGACTCCTTAACGGGAATTTATAACAGAAGGTCTATGGATTTAAAACTTACCGAACTTTTAAACCTTGCTAAAAGATACGAAAGGCCCTTTTCTATAATTATGTTCGACATTGACAGATTTAAAAATATAAACGATTCCTGCGGGCACGATACCGATGATACAATTTTAAAAGATCTTGCTAAATTAGTCAAAAAAGAGCTTAGAAACACCGACTTCTTTGCGAGATACGGCGGAGAAGAATTTATGGTGCTTGCGCCGGAAACTCCTATAGAAACGGCTTTAGAACTTGCCGAAAGATTGAGGCTTAAGGTTCAGAACCACGATTTTAAAATAGGAGAAAGGGTTACTATAAGCTTAGGCGTTGCGTCGCTTATTTTTTCCGACAACGAAGCCGATCTACTTAAAAGGGTAGATTTAGGGCTTTATAAAGCAAAAAATGCCGGAAGAAATTTGGTCGGGGTTGTTTAA
- a CDS encoding sigma-70 family RNA polymerase sigma factor, producing the protein MLLYRITSKRLTKNRGNNIMANDDEYLDSLNGYNYYNEYDGNLRFYFNKIKRYPLLSREEEYELALKVCDGDKAARQIMIKSNLRLVINVAKKFIGKGLSFGDLIMEGNIGLIKAVDKFIPKKGFKFSTYAIWWIRQSIERGISNSARLIRIPIHISDNFCKCSKASKEIEVKLKRKPYISEISEFIGIKEEKIEGIFNSNFIISSLDDSYESNDENINILGRGGGVAFLNISPKIKNLYLHVKF; encoded by the coding sequence ATGTTGTTATATAGAATTACGTCAAAACGATTGACGAAAAATAGGGGGAATAACATAATGGCAAACGACGACGAATACTTGGATTCATTAAACGGCTATAATTATTATAACGAGTACGATGGAAATTTAAGATTTTATTTCAATAAGATTAAACGTTATCCTTTGCTTTCCCGCGAAGAAGAATATGAACTCGCCCTAAAAGTATGCGACGGCGATAAAGCGGCAAGGCAAATAATGATAAAATCTAATTTAAGGCTGGTTATAAACGTAGCTAAGAAATTCATCGGAAAGGGGCTTTCATTCGGCGATTTAATAATGGAAGGCAATATAGGGCTTATAAAGGCAGTAGATAAATTTATTCCAAAAAAAGGATTCAAGTTTTCAACATATGCCATATGGTGGATACGTCAGTCTATAGAAAGAGGAATATCCAATTCGGCAAGGCTTATCCGCATACCAATACATATATCGGATAATTTTTGCAAATGCAGTAAAGCTTCAAAAGAAATAGAAGTAAAACTTAAAAGAAAACCTTATATATCTGAGATTTCCGAATTTATAGGAATTAAAGAAGAAAAAATAGAAGGAATATTTAATTCCAATTTTATTATATCCTCTCTTGACGATTCTTACGAAAGCAATGATGAAAACATAAATATTTTAGGTCGTGGGGGGGGGGTAGCTTTTCTAAATATATCACCGAAGATAAAGAATCTATATCTCCATGTGAAATTTTAA
- a CDS encoding sulfite exporter TauE/SafE family protein: MHFISIPLFDVIAGILVVLFAFFVRATIGFGSGLISVSFLTILLPIRITVPAVFILDFIGSIILGAYDLKEVKWNDLSYLLPSTVLGLLLGAYVLKYADPQKLTIFLGIFIIMYIIYALKVKQDKLPYVKNAVGAPLGFLGGFIGSLYGGGGPPIVAYLQMKHHDKRTFRATFQIVAITDSIVRAAIYLSFGLITIKVLKFSGLLIPSLLIGLFFGNKMHFKINQKTFYYSVLIILSLAAIGLIIHSL; this comes from the coding sequence ATGCACTTTATATCCATACCTCTATTTGACGTAATTGCGGGAATTTTAGTAGTACTTTTTGCATTCTTCGTCAGGGCGACGATTGGTTTCGGCTCAGGATTAATATCGGTTTCGTTTTTAACTATACTGCTTCCCATAAGAATTACCGTTCCCGCCGTTTTTATACTTGATTTTATCGGAAGCATAATTCTGGGCGCATACGACCTTAAAGAAGTAAAATGGAACGATCTTTCATATTTACTTCCTTCAACGGTTTTAGGGCTTTTGCTTGGAGCTTACGTATTAAAATATGCGGACCCGCAAAAACTAACAATTTTTCTCGGCATTTTTATTATAATGTATATAATATACGCCTTAAAAGTAAAACAGGACAAATTGCCTTACGTTAAAAACGCCGTAGGCGCGCCTTTAGGTTTTTTAGGAGGTTTTATAGGCAGTTTATACGGCGGCGGAGGTCCGCCTATCGTCGCCTACCTTCAGATGAAACACCACGACAAACGCACGTTCAGGGCAACGTTTCAGATAGTCGCAATTACCGACAGCATAGTAAGGGCGGCTATTTATTTATCGTTCGGGCTTATAACCATAAAAGTCTTAAAATTTTCCGGATTATTAATACCTTCTTTGCTTATCGGTTTATTTTTCGGAAATAAGATGCATTTTAAAATAAATCAAAAAACTTTTTACTATTCGGTATTGATAATTTTATCTTTAGCCGCTATAGGTTTAATAATACATTCTCTTTAA
- the sppA gene encoding signal peptide peptidase SppA: protein MKKILKIGANNIMSIFNRNKAAIVRFSGAITAQSVLPYIKLLKKLEKMKSVKGVMFVIDSPGGSAIHSELLFLAIKRLRDKGKVIYGYLEVAASGGYMIACGLEKLYAPSTALIGSIGVISVKPVLKEILEKIGIGYEVVKKGSRKDMWLFTRNYTEEERESISELQAEIYDRFIEIVSEGREIPKDEVLKIATGELFSSKKSVALKLIDKVSGFDDALEELCKTVNADPDKAVRLGIKKPFFQKIIGTSINNIVEEIYYGALYKS from the coding sequence ATGAAAAAAATTTTGAAAATTGGAGCGAATAACATTATGTCGATATTTAACAGGAATAAAGCGGCGATAGTTCGTTTTTCCGGCGCTATAACCGCGCAAAGCGTTTTGCCTTATATTAAACTTTTGAAAAAACTTGAAAAAATGAAATCCGTAAAAGGAGTTATGTTCGTTATAGACAGTCCGGGAGGCAGCGCTATTCACTCTGAACTGCTGTTTTTAGCAATAAAAAGGCTCAGAGATAAAGGCAAGGTAATATACGGATATCTCGAGGTTGCGGCTTCGGGCGGTTATATGATAGCATGCGGATTGGAAAAATTGTATGCTCCGTCAACTGCGCTAATCGGCTCAATAGGCGTTATAAGCGTTAAACCGGTGCTTAAAGAAATATTAGAAAAAATAGGAATAGGCTATGAAGTCGTTAAAAAAGGCAGCCGTAAAGATATGTGGCTTTTTACCAGAAATTATACGGAAGAGGAAAGGGAAAGCATAAGCGAACTTCAGGCCGAAATTTACGATCGTTTTATTGAAATAGTTTCGGAGGGAAGGGAGATTCCAAAAGATGAAGTCCTTAAAATAGCGACGGGAGAACTGTTTTCTTCAAAAAAATCCGTTGCGTTAAAATTAATAGATAAGGTGTCGGGTTTTGACGACGCGCTTGAAGAGTTATGCAAAACCGTTAATGCCGACCCCGATAAAGCAGTCAGACTGGGGATAAAAAAACCTTTTTTTCAAAAGATAATAGGAACTTCTATTAACAATATCGTAGAAGAAATTTATTACGGAGCGCTTTATAAAAGTTAG